TTGCCTTTTTTATACAAAGAGTCTTTTCTTGTCCGCCAGTTGGCAAATACGCTTCCGCCTTCATTTAAAATATCTCTAAATTGCTTTATAAAATTTGAAGTTATCTCTTTTGCATTTAGATGAGTTATGCCCCAGCAAACTACACAATCAACTTTTTTTCCGCCTAAAACTTCTTTTAAATTTAAAATCTTTCCGCTTTGAAATACTTCTACGCCCGTTTCATTACAACGATTTTTAGCTATTTGTAAAACTGATTTATTGTAATCTACGCCGATTATATTTGGAATTTTTGCTTTACTCATCATCTCAAGGTGTCTTCCATCGCCACATCCAAAGTCTAAAACGCTTTTAAATCGCTTTTGGTTTGCAAAAATATATCTTGTAAGGTATTCATTTGGATAGAGCAAATATCCGCTTGATACATGCTCTTCCCATAGTTTGTAAGCATTTTCTTGTGCCTCTTTTACACTTTCGTTCATTTTATATCCTTTTTAAATTTTTTTATAAGAGCATCTGCCTTTGCCAGGCACTCTTGCTTGCTGCTAGCTACTATGATGGCATATCCTCTATTTATGATGCTTTTGCCATCTGTTACTTTGCCTAAAACTCCATTTATGTTACACTCATATTTTACAATTCCAAGTTCATCTTTTAAAATTTCAAAATTTGGCGCGGTGACTCTGCCCTCAAAATCAAAATACCTAATAATCGCATGTTTTGTAAATTTAGGCTCAAAGCTAAAAGCTTTGCCTAAAATCATATTTATCCACTCTTTTGTCATATTTACGCCAGTTGCTATCTCTACAAAGGTGCTTGAGAGATAGTGACCGCTTGGGCGTGGAGCTAACTCTATGATAAAAGGCTCTCCTTCTGGCGTTATGATAAGGTCTGCGTTTATAAGGCAGTTTTTTAAATTTAGTCTAGTAGAGACTTTTTGCATATAGCGTGTAACTTCCAAAATCTCCTTAGCACTCAAATTTCCTATACTTTGTCTATAAGGCAGCGGCGTAAGAAGCTTTTGTCTTATAAGTATGTGGATATACTTTCCATTTACTACCGCTCCACTTAGTCCGTATTCCATCCCCTCTACTAATGTTTCAGCTAAAAAATCCTCTTTGTTTAAGTCTATTTTTGATAGAGCATTTTTTAGCTCATCTTGATCTTTTACGGCTATGACATCTCTACTTCCACTTCCAAATCGCGGTTTAATGATAAGTGGAAATTTAAGTATGCTTAAATCTAAATTTGGAGTTATCAAATGACATTCTATAGGTCTCAAATCCTCTCCTTTTTCAAAAGAGAGTCCTCCCCCCCCCCCATAGTTTTTATAGTCTTTTTCATCGCTTAGATTTCTTAGTTTTTTATGAAATAGAAGTTTATCGGTGCATAAATCAGCAGCTTTGTAGCTAACGCCATCTAGTTTGTAGTAGTCATTTATACTTCCAGTTGTTATCAGATATCTACCGATAGGAACCGGTAAAATCGTTATAGGCTCGTACCCCCCCCATAAGTTTTTCTATGATATTTTTTGGATCTCTTATATCTACTACGAAAGATACGTCGGCAAATTTTAGTCCGATTGCATCTTTATTGCCATCAAAAGCTACAACTTTAAGTCCGGCTTTTTTGGCTTCGCTAATAGCAAAAACACTCTCACTACTAGCACCTATTACTAGGGCTACTTTTTGGCTCATTTTAACTCCTTTATAAATTTAGAATCTTTTATAAAATCATCTAAATTCTCTTTACTATCTTTTATCGTCTCTATAGCAAGAAATTTATCTTTATCTATGATAGAGTGGATTTTTTTAAAATCAATATTTCCATCTCCAAAATGCAAATGTGCGTCATAAATGCTTGTGCTATCATTATCGCTTAGATGATATACAGACGGCTTTAGAGAGTTAAATTCTAAGATATATTCATAAGGGTCTAGTTTTTGATAGTTTGCACTCGCTAAAGCGTGACCGATATCAAGGCAAAATCCACGCCCTGTTTGGTCTATTATTTTTTTTATCATTTCAATGGTTGAACCGATACAAAATGCGTCTGGAGCGTTATTCATAGGTACTACGTAAGGCTTGTTTTCTATTATAAATTTAAAATCTTTTATACTATTTATCTGTCTTATACTTTCATCAACCTTACCGCCAATTCCTGGATGAAAAATAGTATAAATAGCGTCAAGCTCAAGGCTATAAGCACGAGTAAGCTCTACTAATTTTAAATTTGAGCTAAATTTATCTCTATTTGAAAAGTCCAAACCACTACTAAAATGTGGAGCATGGATAGCAAAAGGGATATTAAATTTGCTTTTCATATCTGTCCAAATACTGATTTTATCAAGAGAATTTGGCACAGCATAAAGCTCAATATAATCATAAACTCCATTTTCATAAAGAGTTATCGCACTATTTATATAGTTTTCATTTAAAGACCATAATTTAAGTCCAATTTTATAAGCCATGCAATACCTTGTATTTAAGCTCTGCCATTTTCCAATCGTCCATAGTATCTATATCTTGCGTAACATCTTCGCTTAGGATAAATGGTACTCTATCACCTGAGTTTAGCGCGTTTGCTTTATAAAAATAGAACATTCCAGCGTCGTGATACATCGGTTCTAGATCTTGAGATCTTTTGTTTGCATTGAGTGGTTCGCGGTATTTTAAAAATCCTTTTTCATCTACTCTAAAAGCCCTTTGTATGGGAAATGAAAATTTGACTACCGGAGTTAGTTTGTCTGCATTTGTAGATATAAATATTTTATGGGCTTGTTTTAAAAGTTCGCCACTTATAAATGGTACGCAAGGGTAAATGCAACATATATTTTCGATGAAAACTCCTAATTTCGCATACTGGCTTAGTACTTCTTCTATAACATCATTTGTTGTAGCAAAGTCGTCTGCTGTTTTGGCACTTCGTAAAAATGGAACTTTTGCACCTAGATTTTTAGCGATACTAGCTATCTCTTCATCTTCAGTTGAAACCATGATCTCATCAAAAATTCCAGCATTCATAGCTGCATTTATGGCGTAATGTATCATAGGTTTTCCCATAAAATCTTTGATATTTTTACGTGGAATTCTTTTACTTCCGCCACGCGCTGTTATTATGGCTATATTGTTTATCAAGTTTTGTTCCTTGAGAATTTTATCTGCAATGATAGCATAAATTTGGGATAGGGCTTATAAAGCCCTATGTTATTTTAGATCACTCTCATCAATCATCGCAGGTACGCCTCTTATGGCGCCTGTTTCAAAGTATCTGTTTATGGCGATTTGCTCTTTTTTGACTTCATCATCTGTTATATTTGCTGGAGCTTTTGCATCTTTTGCATAGTATTTTCTAAAGATTTTTATCTTTTGCTCATCGCTTGATGCGTTTTTTACTTCTTTATATATCGCTATTGATTTTTTTATAGCATCTTCGCCGTGGCTAGAAATCGGCGCCATTACTACTTTTAAATTTAGATTTTCAAGATCTTTTTCGATCTTGTCTAGCTCAAGTCTGCAGTATGGGCAGTCTGGGTCTGTAAATAGATATTTTGTAGGTTTTTTAGGATCGTTTCCTAGCTCTATAATCCTTGAATTTCCTTCTTCTTTCAGAACTTCTCCAAGTCTTTTATAAGCACCTTTCATAGCCGCTTTTTCTTGTATTTCGTTAAAATGGTTTGCATAAGAAGTTTTTTTATCTATGTCTATAATATCTGGAAATATATATTTTCCATCAGTAAATAAAACTTGCTTTTGGCTTTGTTTTCCATCTGTGATCTCTATGACTATTTGTTCAAATTTTGTGCCTTCTAATTTGCTTTTTGAATCAACTTTTACGCTTAAGCCTTGAACGCTAGCTGCGCTAAATAGCTCCAAAATATCTGCGTCGCTTATAGCAAACAAAGAACTAGCCGCTATCAAAGAACTACATACAATTATTTTTTTCATTTATTACCCTTATATAAAATTTTTGAATTATATGAATTGTTTCTAAACAAAAACTCTATCATTTTCAAATTTAGTAATATCTTTAAAATTATCCAAATATTCTAAGTAGGCAAGAGCGTATTTTCTACTCAGTCCTAAATTTGCTTTTACGTTTGTTATGTTGGCAAAACCTTCTTTTTTGATGATATTTCTCAAGCTTTGCATTACGTTTGAAAGGGCGTTTTCTTCGATAAAAAGATTGTGCTCTAGTCTTACTACCTTTTTTGCTTTTGTGAGTTTTTTTAACGCTAAGTCGCCTAAAGTCCTGTCTATATCAAGTTTATCATATATATTATATGGTGCCTCTGGCGTTATATTTTGCTCTTTTAAAATATCATAAATTTTATCTTCCAAACTAAGGCTTAGTTTGTCAAAATCAGCTCCAAATTTAGTATAAATTCCGCCATTTTTTTGAATGATTTCTTTGGCTTCTAGCTCGTTTAGAACTTTTTGTATGAGCTCTTGTGAAGCCCAGTTTAGTTTTAAATTTATGCTTGAAGGAGAAAAAAGGGCATTTGGATTTTTAAGTATGATGAAATTTACAAATTCATTAACATCTTTAAAGGCGGTTTTACCATAGATACACCCGTTTTTTACATCTACAAATACATTATTTAAATTTTTAGCCAAGCTAAGCGCGTCTTCTTGGTTTAAGCCAAATCTTTGCACACTTGATATTAGTCCAAATCCGTGTTTATGAGTGTTTGCTAGTCTAGCAAAAGCAGATAAAAAATCTTTTTCTTTAAGCGAGTTTAAAAGTGCGATTTTTTGCTCTTTTTTAAGCGGTTCATTTACTGGATTTAGCACTCTTCCGCCGCCTATTACTCTACCTTCTTTTAGTAAAACAAACAGCTCATCAAACTGCAAAAACATTTTTTTATCAAATTTAAAAGTGTAAAAACCATCTTTTAGATGCAAAACTTTGGCATTTACTTGTTTTGTCCCTACACAAAAAAGCAGTTCGCTTCCGTGAGGTATGCTAGTATTCACAAAACAATCCGCCTCAAAAAATCCTCGCCAAAACCCTTTCTTGCTTAGAATTTGCCCTTTTTCTAGTTTATGAGTATTGTCGCCGCTAAGATTTAGCGCTACTCTATTTGGAGCAAATGCTATATCTCTGTTTTGAGCATGAACTTCTAATGAGCGCACGCTAAACATTTCGTTTATGTCTAAATTTAAAAGCTTATCTGAGAGTTTTACGCTTCCATTTAGTACGCTTCCTGTGACTATCACTCCATGACCTTTTAGGCTAAAAACTCTATCTATGTAATATCTAAAAAGTGCAGTTTCATCGTGTTTTTTTGGATTTAGCGTAAAGAGATAATTTTTAAGCTCTTCTATGCTACTAGGATCTTTTATGCTCACGAAAAATGTTTCGTATATACTTAAATTTTTATACTCTTTTATAAACTCTTTTACTTCGCTTTGTACTTTTTGCTGAGCTAGAGTATTTGTTAGGTCACACTTTGTTACGACTAGGATTATGTTTTTTACATTTAGTAAATTTAGCACGGCGATATGCTCTTTGCTCTGAGGTTTAAGTCCTTCGTTGCTTGCTACTACAAGCATCGCAGCATCAAACCCAAATGCTCCACTTATCATAGTTTTTATAAGGCTTTCGTGACCAGGAACATCGATAAATGCTATATTTGAAGAGGCATTTGATAAATTTGAAAAGCTAAGATTTACCGTGATTCCTCGCTCTTTTTCTTCTTTTGTCTCATCTCCATCAAAACCATTTAATGCTTTTATAAGAGCGGTTTTTCCGTGATCTATGTGTCCGGCTGTGCCTATTATTAAGTTATTCACCATTTACCTCGTTTATTTTGTTGATTAAATTTGGAATCTCATCTTCATAAATAGATCTAAAATCTAGTATAAATTTACCCTCTTCAATACGTCCGATTATGCCTTTTTGGCGAAATTCTTGCTCAAGAGTGTTTGCATTTCCTAAAAATGCGAGTGCTACACTAGGATATGGCGTGTTTGGTAAGCTTCCGCCACCGATGAATGTTTTAGTGCTTTTGATCTGGGTTTTAAATTTGATATTTTTAGCAACGTTTTTGGCTAAAATCTCAAGTTCATTAACGTTTTTATAAATTTGATTTAATGGTTTTATTAGTTTATATTCTTTATTTAAGTATGCTTTTATAGTTTCATTTAATATGCTAAGTGTGATTTTATCTACCCTTAGCATTCTTAAAAGCTGATTTTGTTTTAGCCTATCTATAAGCTCTTTTTTACCTAAAATTATCCCACATTGCGTACTTCCAAATAATTTATCCCCGCTAAAGCTTACTAGATCCACGCTACTTTGAAGGACTTTTTTTAGACTCTTTTCGTCTTTGCCTAGATTAAAAGGTAGCTCATTTACGTAAGCACTTCCTAGATCGTAGTAGCTTATCAAATTTGATTTTTTAGCTAAATTTGAGATATCTTCTATGCTTGTTTCCCCGCTAAATCCGACTATATCGTAGTTTGATTTATGCACTTTTAGGATAACATTTGTATTCTCATTTATGGCGTTTTCATAGTCGCTAAGATGCGTTTTGTTTGTGGTGCCGACTTCTTTTATCAGGCATCCGCTACTTGCCATGACTTCTGGAATTCTAAAACTTCCGCCTATCTCTACTAGTTCGCCCCTGCTTACTATGACCTCTTTATCTTTTGCGTAAGTGTTTAGCACTAAAAATACAGCAGCAGCGTTATTATTTACTATAAGGGCGTCCTGGCAGCCTAGCATTAACTTAAATAAATAACTCGTAAAACTATATCTATCGCCTCTTTTTCCACCGCAGATGTCGTATTCTAAATTTGAATATGAGCTAATAAGTGGAGTTATTTTTTCTATGATCTCTTTGCTAATAGGGCTTCTGCCAAGATTTGTATGGACTACAACCCCGGTTGCATTTATCAAATTTTTCGTGCGTAAGTTTTCAAATTTAGCATAATCTTTTGCTATAAGATCTATTATCTCATTTTCTTTTATTTCAGAGTTTTTACTCTCTCTTAGCCTATTTATAACTTTTTTTGCAATCTCTAAAAGAGCTGGTTTAAAGCCGTTTTCAAACTGTTTTAAATTTACTATCTTGTCGATTTTAGGTAGTTTCATTGCCATCTTTTTCCATCTTAAATTTAGATTAAGTATAACATTTTTTACTTTTGTTTTTCCTTTTATGATAATGATTAGTTATAATTGCTCAGCGTGGATTAATTCAAAAAACTATAAAATAAAAGTAAATTCTATACAAGGAAAATTAATGCAAGAATTTGCATTTTTATGCAAAGATGAGATAGTTCTTAGCGATAAAATAGCAGTTTTAAATGAAAAAACGAATGATAAATTTTTAGTAGCGAATTCAAAGGAGCTTGACGCGCTCATTTATGCTCCAGAGATAAATTTTTATCTTAAAAATACGACAGAAAATACCCTAACAAAAGCAAAAAATTCACTAAAGCTATATGAGATTAGAGCTAGTGAGTTTGATTACGCTTTAGATGTCGATTTTAGCAAAGAGATAGGCAAAAATATCTTGCTTGTGAGTAACGAGAGTGAAAACATCGAAAAACCGCTAAAGGAGCTTGGATTTAACGTCATAAAGATAACTCACGCCGAAGTAGAGCTGATATACGGACAAATCGGCGATTTATGCGGAATTTTAAAGGTTAATAATACAAAAGAAACTAGCGACTTTGGTGATGAGAGCTTCTGTTGCGATTTTGATATCTTGCTTGTACGTGGCGCAAAAGACTTTATGCTAAGGCAAAGTGGTTGTTTTGAGATAGATGGTTTAAATGAGAATGAGATATTAAATTTAGTTAAGAGCGTAAGTCCTAAATTTGATTATAAAAAGCTAATAAGCTATGATGATAGCATTTGTCAGTATGCAAGGCGTAGGAGCGAGCACTGCGCTAAATGCGTAGATATTTGTCCAAGTGTCGCCATAATGAAAGATGACGAAAAAAGAGAGCTTGTATTTTCTGATATAGACTGCGTCTCTTGCGGACTGTGCGCGAGTGTTTGTCCAAGTGGGTCAATCGAATGGAGAATGAACCCAAGACAGGGCTTTGAGTTTATAAGCAAATTTTATGAGGATCATATAGCGCTCATTCTTGATGAGAGTATAAATTTAGATAATCTAAACATTAAGCTAAAAGATAAAGTTTTACCGCTTATGTTAAAAACAGTAAATTTTCTAGATCAATCTTACCTTTTAAATTTAGTTCAAACGACTGGAGCTACTATCATTTTACTAACAAAGAATTTGGGCGAAGGCACAAAAGACAGCGTAGATCTGATAAATGAAATTTATGAAAAAGCTTATGGTAAAAAGGCTATTTTATTAGCAGATGAGAGCGATATAGAAGATATTTTGGAGCTTGCTGAGTTTATAGAAGGAAGTAAATTTGATCTTTTGCAGACAAATTTAAGCAAAAGAGAGATATTTGCTAAAAGAGTTAAACATTTAGTAGGGGAAAATGATTTTGGTAAAACTATTCCAAAAGAGTGGGTAAGATATGGCAAGATCACTATAAATGAAGATAGCTGTACGCTTTGCTTGAGCTGTGTTGGAGCCTGTAACGTCGGAGCTTTATACGCTGATAAAAGTGATAATTCTATCAAATTTAACGCTTCTGTTTGTACCACTTGTGGATACTGCGAAACAAGCTGTGCTGAGAAAGATACATTAAAAGTTTATAGAGATGGTATGGAGCTTAAAAATAGCTATTTTGAGTATAAAACTTTGGCTAAAGATGAGCTATTTAAATGCGTAGAGTGTGGAAAGGAATTTGCCACTGCAAAATCTATACAAAAGATAGCAAATACCTTAAAACCTTTATTTGCTAGTAATCCAGTAAAGCTAAGAACGCTTTATTGCTGTGCTGAATGTAAAGCAAAATTGATGTTAAAAGAGCAGATAGAAAAAGGAGAATTTGATGAGTGATTTAGATGTGGGCAGGAGTTATTATTACGAATTTTTGGCTTATCCTCTGTTTTTTGATGAAAATGGTTCAGGCTTTAAGAGCTTTTTAGAACAGGCCCATTACTTAGCAAAAAGTCCTATAGATGAGTCAAATATAAGCGATTTTGAGACTATTTTGGGTTTTGATTTTGATAAATTTAAAAATGAACAAAATTCGGTATTTTTTGATCTGAGCTATGTAAATGTTCCTTTGAGTGCTAGTTTTTATGACGAAGGAAGAGATGATGGCAATAAACGTTTAAAAGTTATGGAAATCTTAAAAAGTAGCGACTTTAGAAGGAATTCGCAAAAGTGCAAAGTTAGCGAGGATTATATAGGTTTCATATTTAGACTGATGACTACGTTTTTGAAAAGTGATCTCAAATTATCAAGAGAATTATTTGAAAAAATTATAAATGATTTTTCTGATGAATTTACTAAAATGTTAAGCGAACATAAGGCTGCAAATTTCTTCAAAGCTTATGCAAATATCTATAGAAATTTTATCGCCTTAGAACGCTCTATTTTAGGCATTAAAGCACCTATTTTTGAAAAAAGTATGGCTGAAATTTCTATGAGTAAAAAGCCATACCAAACTAAGATGCCTACACAAAAAAGCAAGATAAATTGGGATGAATTTACCGCAATATAAATTTATATATTTTGAAATATAAATAAATTTATATTATTAATCTTTATAAATTATTATAGTTTGATTCGCTTTTAAGTAGAATAGATCGTAAATACAAGTAAAATATATTTTACTTTACAAAGGAGTTGCTTTGGAAAATAGACGCGATTTTCTAAAAAAAGCTTTAAAAATAGGCGCTATTGCAGGCGCAGGAGTCGCTGCGACTTCAGCTTTAGCTAGCTCTAAAGCTTATAGCGATGCAGATTCAAACGGCGTTGTTAGAGGAAAAACAAAGAAAAAAGAGGTGCTTTACTGGCAAAGTGAAGCTTGGAGTAAATACTATAAAATAGCATACTGAAAGGCTTAAAATGAGTGAATCTCATATAGGCAGAAGGTCGTTTTTAAAGCTAGCTGCTCTTGGTGCGGGAAGCACTTTGGCTTTTGGCAAAGAAAACGATACTATAAGAACTGCTACTAATGAAGAGATAAAAAACCCATTTCCGGGTTCAAAAAAAGTTCGAACTATTTGTTCGATATGTTCTGCTGGATGCGGTATAGAAGCTGAGGTAAAAGACGGTGTTTGGATAAGACAAGATATGGCTATAGACCACCCGATATCTCAAGGAAGTCATTGCTGTAAAGGTATAGATCAGATCGATCTTACAAAATCCAAACAACGCATCAAATATCCTATGAAAAAAGTAAATGGCAAATGGGAGAGGATTAGTTGGGAAACCGCTATAAATGAGATCGGCGATAAAATGCTAGAGATCAGAAAAGAAGATGGGCCAGACTGCGTTGAGTTTTTGGGTTCGGCTAAATTTAGTAATGAACAAGCATTTTATTTTAGAAAATTTGCAGCCTTTTGGGGAACAAATAATATAGATCACGTAGCACGTATTTGACATAGCGCAACAGTGGCCGGTGTGGCCAATACTTGGGGTTATGGCGCGATGACAAATCATTTTGGCGATGTGACAGCAAATTCAAAAGCTATACTTCTAATCGGAGCAAATTCAGCAGTTGCAAATCCTATAGGATTTAAGCATATGCTTCAAGCAAAAGATAGAAATAACTGTAAACTTATCGTAGTTGATCCTGTATATACAAAATCTGCTGCAAAAGCTGATTATTACGTAAGACTTAGACCAGGAACAGATATAGCGTTTGCTTATGGTATGCTTCACTTAATCTTTAAAAATGGTTGGGAAGATAAAGAATTTATAAAAAATCGTTCTTACGCGATCGATCAGATAAGAAAAGAAGCTGAGCATTGGACTCCTGAAGAGACAGAAAATGTCACAGGTATCCCAGCAGAGCAACTAAAAGAGATCACTAGAGTTTTTGCTACGACAAAACCTGCGACTTTGGCGTGGGCGTTAGGCGTTACTCAACACTCAGTTGGTAGTTCTAATACTAGAATTTACTCTATCTTGCAATTAGTTCTAGGAAATGTAGGGCAAAATGGTGGCGGATGTAATATTATTCGTGGTCACGACAATGTTCAAGGTGCGACAGATATGAACAATCTTGCAGACTCACTTCCTGGATATTACGGCTTGGGTGATGCTGCGTGGAAACACTTTTGTAAAGGTTGGGGGCAAGACTACGATAAATTTATAAAACGTTTCGCAACTAGCGTCAAAGAACCTAGAGAAAAGCTCGGCGAAGACGTGGAAAATACTAAATTTAAAGAGTATTTTTATCATGATCCAAAAAATCCAGAAGATAGAAATTGGAGAAATGAAAAAGGCTATTCTCTATCTAAATGGTGGCAAGGCGTTTTAAAAGAGGAAAATACATTTTCAAGTGGAAATTTACGCGTACTTTGGGTACAAGGTACTGGTATCACATCTATGGCGCATCTTACAAAAATACAAGAGGCTATAGATAAATTAGATATGCTTGTAATAGTAGAGCCATTTGTAA
The sequence above is a segment of the Campylobacter hyointestinalis subsp. lawsonii genome. Coding sequences within it:
- a CDS encoding class I SAM-dependent methyltransferase, with the protein product MNESVKEAQENAYKLWEEHVSSGYLLYPNEYLTRYIFANQKRFKSVLDFGCGDGRHLEMMSKAKIPNIIGVDYNKSVLQIAKNRCNETGVEVFQSGKILNLKEVLGGKKVDCVVCWGITHLNAKEITSNFIKQFRDILNEGGSVFANWRTRKDSLYKKGKEIDKDTFIIDEESHKGMLYYFPSLDEIENIYSSAGLKITSKDYEEFSTNNGNIINSWHIIEAKKLKEI
- a CDS encoding ATP-grasp domain-containing protein yields the protein MRPIECHLITPNLDLSILKFPLIIKPRFGSGSRDVIAVKDQDELKNALSKIDLNKEDFLAETLVEGMEYGLSGAVVNGKYIHILIRQKLLTPLPYRQSIGNLSAKEILEVTRYMQKVSTRLNLKNCLINADLIITPEGEPFIIELAPRPSGHYLSSTFVEIATGVNMTKEWINMILGKAFSFEPKFTKHAIIRYFDFEGRVTAPNFEILKDELGIVKYECNINGVLGKVTDGKSIINRGYAIIVASSKQECLAKADALIKKFKKDIK
- a CDS encoding TIM barrel protein, whose translation is MAYKIGLKLWSLNENYINSAITLYENGVYDYIELYAVPNSLDKISIWTDMKSKFNIPFAIHAPHFSSGLDFSNRDKFSSNLKLVELTRAYSLELDAIYTIFHPGIGGKVDESIRQINSIKDFKFIIENKPYVVPMNNAPDAFCIGSTIEMIKKIIDQTGRGFCLDIGHALASANYQKLDPYEYILEFNSLKPSVYHLSDNDSTSIYDAHLHFGDGNIDFKKIHSIIDKDKFLAIETIKDSKENLDDFIKDSKFIKELK
- the pseF gene encoding pseudaminic acid cytidylyltransferase; this encodes MINNIAIITARGGSKRIPRKNIKDFMGKPMIHYAINAAMNAGIFDEIMVSTEDEEIASIAKNLGAKVPFLRSAKTADDFATTNDVIEEVLSQYAKLGVFIENICCIYPCVPFISGELLKQAHKIFISTNADKLTPVVKFSFPIQRAFRVDEKGFLKYREPLNANKRSQDLEPMYHDAGMFYFYKANALNSGDRVPFILSEDVTQDIDTMDDWKMAELKYKVLHGL
- a CDS encoding thioredoxin fold domain-containing protein, producing MKKIIVCSSLIAASSLFAISDADILELFSAASVQGLSVKVDSKSKLEGTKFEQIVIEITDGKQSQKQVLFTDGKYIFPDIIDIDKKTSYANHFNEIQEKAAMKGAYKRLGEVLKEEGNSRIIELGNDPKKPTKYLFTDPDCPYCRLELDKIEKDLENLNLKVVMAPISSHGEDAIKKSIAIYKEVKNASSDEQKIKIFRKYYAKDAKAPANITDDEVKKEQIAINRYFETGAIRGVPAMIDESDLK
- the selB gene encoding selenocysteine-specific translation elongation factor yields the protein MNNLIIGTAGHIDHGKTALIKALNGFDGDETKEEKERGITVNLSFSNLSNASSNIAFIDVPGHESLIKTMISGAFGFDAAMLVVASNEGLKPQSKEHIAVLNLLNVKNIILVVTKCDLTNTLAQQKVQSEVKEFIKEYKNLSIYETFFVSIKDPSSIEELKNYLFTLNPKKHDETALFRYYIDRVFSLKGHGVIVTGSVLNGSVKLSDKLLNLDINEMFSVRSLEVHAQNRDIAFAPNRVALNLSGDNTHKLEKGQILSKKGFWRGFFEADCFVNTSIPHGSELLFCVGTKQVNAKVLHLKDGFYTFKFDKKMFLQFDELFVLLKEGRVIGGGRVLNPVNEPLKKEQKIALLNSLKEKDFLSAFARLANTHKHGFGLISSVQRFGLNQEDALSLAKNLNNVFVDVKNGCIYGKTAFKDVNEFVNFIILKNPNALFSPSSINLKLNWASQELIQKVLNELEAKEIIQKNGGIYTKFGADFDKLSLSLEDKIYDILKEQNITPEAPYNIYDKLDIDRTLGDLALKKLTKAKKVVRLEHNLFIEENALSNVMQSLRNIIKKEGFANITNVKANLGLSRKYALAYLEYLDNFKDITKFENDRVFV
- the selA gene encoding L-seryl-tRNA(Sec) selenium transferase; the encoded protein is MAMKLPKIDKIVNLKQFENGFKPALLEIAKKVINRLRESKNSEIKENEIIDLIAKDYAKFENLRTKNLINATGVVVHTNLGRSPISKEIIEKITPLISSYSNLEYDICGGKRGDRYSFTSYLFKLMLGCQDALIVNNNAAAVFLVLNTYAKDKEVIVSRGELVEIGGSFRIPEVMASSGCLIKEVGTTNKTHLSDYENAINENTNVILKVHKSNYDIVGFSGETSIEDISNLAKKSNLISYYDLGSAYVNELPFNLGKDEKSLKKVLQSSVDLVSFSGDKLFGSTQCGIILGKKELIDRLKQNQLLRMLRVDKITLSILNETIKAYLNKEYKLIKPLNQIYKNVNELEILAKNVAKNIKFKTQIKSTKTFIGGGSLPNTPYPSVALAFLGNANTLEQEFRQKGIIGRIEEGKFILDFRSIYEDEIPNLINKINEVNGE
- a CDS encoding 4Fe-4S dicluster domain-containing protein, which gives rise to MQEFAFLCKDEIVLSDKIAVLNEKTNDKFLVANSKELDALIYAPEINFYLKNTTENTLTKAKNSLKLYEIRASEFDYALDVDFSKEIGKNILLVSNESENIEKPLKELGFNVIKITHAEVELIYGQIGDLCGILKVNNTKETSDFGDESFCCDFDILLVRGAKDFMLRQSGCFEIDGLNENEILNLVKSVSPKFDYKKLISYDDSICQYARRRSEHCAKCVDICPSVAIMKDDEKRELVFSDIDCVSCGLCASVCPSGSIEWRMNPRQGFEFISKFYEDHIALILDESINLDNLNIKLKDKVLPLMLKTVNFLDQSYLLNLVQTTGATIILLTKNLGEGTKDSVDLINEIYEKAYGKKAILLADESDIEDILELAEFIEGSKFDLLQTNLSKREIFAKRVKHLVGENDFGKTIPKEWVRYGKITINEDSCTLCLSCVGACNVGALYADKSDNSIKFNASVCTTCGYCETSCAEKDTLKVYRDGMELKNSYFEYKTLAKDELFKCVECGKEFATAKSIQKIANTLKPLFASNPVKLRTLYCCAECKAKLMLKEQIEKGEFDE
- a CDS encoding molecular chaperone TorD family protein encodes the protein MSDLDVGRSYYYEFLAYPLFFDENGSGFKSFLEQAHYLAKSPIDESNISDFETILGFDFDKFKNEQNSVFFDLSYVNVPLSASFYDEGRDDGNKRLKVMEILKSSDFRRNSQKCKVSEDYIGFIFRLMTTFLKSDLKLSRELFEKIINDFSDEFTKMLSEHKAANFFKAYANIYRNFIALERSILGIKAPIFEKSMAEISMSKKPYQTKMPTQKSKINWDEFTAI
- a CDS encoding twin-arginine translocation signal domain-containing protein produces the protein MENRRDFLKKALKIGAIAGAGVAATSALASSKAYSDADSNGVVRGKTKKKEVLYWQSEAWSKYYKIAY